In a single window of the Actinomycetota bacterium genome:
- a CDS encoding LLM class flavin-dependent oxidoreductase, with translation MTGISLRYDLRRAPAGAPYPALYGACLEQARWADRLGLDAVVLAEHHVSEDGYMPSPLVVAGAVAAATERILISISAIVAPLWDPIRLAEDLASLDLLARGRASAVLVIGYRPVEFDVLGFDYGTRAARLEHVVGVLRRAWSGEPFEYAGHEVRVLPTPHTPGGPLLLAGGSTPAAARRAARLGMGLIPSHHDPAIVDAYHAECARCGVAPVFVAHPAGPGFVHVSSDPERDWARIGPLALHDAGVFRSWQPGTYRTLTESRALTVDDLRAEGTYQVLTPQECVAMARSLPRGSSLVLHPLMGGIHPDWAAESLELFEHEVLPHLSR, from the coding sequence ATGACCGGCATCTCCTTGCGCTACGACCTGCGCCGCGCACCTGCCGGAGCGCCCTATCCAGCGTTGTACGGCGCCTGCTTGGAGCAGGCGCGCTGGGCCGACCGTCTGGGTCTCGACGCCGTCGTGCTCGCCGAGCACCACGTCTCCGAGGACGGCTACATGCCCTCCCCGCTCGTGGTCGCTGGTGCCGTCGCCGCAGCCACCGAACGCATCCTGATCAGCATCTCCGCGATCGTCGCCCCGCTCTGGGACCCGATCCGTCTTGCCGAGGACCTCGCCTCGTTGGACCTGCTCGCGCGTGGCCGGGCGAGTGCGGTGCTCGTCATCGGCTACCGCCCCGTCGAGTTCGACGTGCTCGGCTTCGACTACGGCACGCGCGCGGCACGGCTCGAGCACGTCGTCGGCGTGCTGCGCCGCGCGTGGAGCGGCGAGCCGTTCGAGTACGCCGGGCACGAGGTGCGCGTGCTCCCGACGCCGCACACGCCAGGGGGACCGCTGTTGCTGGCCGGCGGCTCGACCCCGGCCGCGGCACGTCGTGCCGCCCGGCTGGGGATGGGCCTGATCCCCTCGCACCACGACCCGGCGATCGTCGACGCCTACCACGCCGAGTGCGCGCGCTGCGGCGTTGCCCCGGTGTTCGTCGCCCATCCGGCGGGGCCGGGGTTCGTGCACGTCTCCAGCGACCCCGAGCGGGACTGGGCGCGCATCGGCCCGCTCGCGCTGCACGATGCCGGCGTGTTCCGTAGCTGGCAGCCGGGCACGTACCGCACGCTCACGGAGAGCCGTGCGCTCACCGTCGACGACCTGCGCGCCGAGGGCACCTACCAGGTGCTGACCCCGCAGGAGTGCGTGGCGATGGCGCGCTCGCTACCGCGCGGATCGTCGCTGGTGCTGCACCCCCTGATGGGCGGGATCCACCCCGACTGGGCGGCCGAGTCGTTGGAGCTGTTCGAGCACGAGGTGCTGCCCCACCTGTCGCGGTAG
- a CDS encoding TIGR03619 family F420-dependent LLM class oxidoreductase: MLVSLGLPVDRAGADAELATAAGIAACSRAAEAAGIDSVFVTDHPAPDERWLRRGGHPTLDPFVALAFAAAATSTLRLHTNLLVVPYRNPFLAAKAVASLDVLSGGRVTLGIGVGYLEAEFDALGASYTHRAAVVDDALVAMKAAWTGAPVDRHGPGYAARGTVVLPTPLQRPHPPIWVGGNSLAALRRAVEHGSGWSPMPSPPATATMLGTPALDSVAALATRVERLQAMTAAAGRTDALDVAAIPLSVSGFASGKWEAAAVVDEALALAGAGATVLVVNLAGKTIAAFRAELDRFAEHVLPHLPRGVAGSPA, translated from the coding sequence GTGCTCGTGAGCCTCGGCCTGCCCGTCGACCGCGCCGGCGCCGACGCGGAGCTGGCCACCGCCGCGGGCATCGCCGCGTGCTCCCGGGCGGCGGAGGCGGCGGGAATCGATTCGGTGTTCGTCACCGACCACCCCGCTCCCGACGAGCGCTGGCTGCGTCGCGGCGGGCATCCGACGCTCGACCCGTTCGTCGCGCTCGCGTTCGCCGCGGCGGCCACGAGCACGCTGCGCCTGCACACCAACTTGCTCGTCGTTCCCTACCGCAACCCCTTCCTCGCCGCGAAGGCGGTGGCCAGCCTCGACGTGCTCTCCGGCGGGCGGGTGACGCTCGGCATCGGCGTCGGTTACCTCGAGGCCGAGTTCGATGCGCTCGGCGCCTCCTACACGCACCGCGCGGCCGTCGTCGACGACGCCCTCGTGGCGATGAAGGCGGCGTGGACCGGCGCGCCGGTGGACCGTCACGGGCCGGGGTACGCGGCGCGCGGCACCGTGGTGCTGCCCACGCCGCTCCAGCGTCCGCATCCGCCGATCTGGGTCGGCGGCAACTCGCTCGCCGCGCTGCGCCGCGCCGTGGAGCACGGCAGCGGGTGGTCGCCGATGCCCAGTCCGCCGGCGACGGCGACGATGCTCGGCACGCCGGCACTCGATTCGGTGGCCGCGCTCGCCACGCGGGTGGAGCGGCTGCAGGCGATGACCGCCGCTGCCGGGCGCACCGACGCGCTCGACGTCGCGGCCATCCCGCTGTCGGTGTCCGGGTTCGCCTCCGGTAAGTGGGAAGCGGCGGCGGTCGTCGACGAGGCCCTCGCGCTGGCCGGTGCCGGAGCCACCGTGCTCGTCGTCAACCTCGCCGGCAAGACGATCGCCGCGTTCCGCGCCGAGCTCGACCGGTTCGCCGAGCACGTCCTGCCCCACCTGCCGCGAGGCGTGGCAGGCTCTCCGGCATGA
- a CDS encoding SDR family oxidoreductase, with amino-acid sequence MPDESRPVQPPRLAVVTGGARGIGAACVERLRSEGFETIVADVLADPPVDVTDEQSCAALAGSVKAAGGRVGALVLSAGIVLDHPAPLLDTPIEEWHEVLDVNLTGVLLPIRALSPFIADGASIVVVTSGEFQHATVDNGAYCVAKAGAWMLTKMLALELAPRGIRVNAVAPGFVDTPMTAPYLAVPGRREKLAERTPLGRVGTVEDVAGAVAYLCGPAGGFVTGTTLWVDGGLATNER; translated from the coding sequence GTGCCTGACGAGTCGCGCCCGGTGCAGCCACCGCGGTTGGCAGTGGTCACCGGTGGGGCACGCGGGATCGGTGCCGCGTGCGTCGAGCGGCTGCGGTCGGAGGGGTTCGAGACCATCGTCGCCGACGTGCTCGCCGACCCGCCTGTCGACGTCACCGACGAGCAGTCGTGCGCCGCGCTCGCCGGGTCGGTGAAGGCGGCGGGAGGTCGAGTCGGTGCGCTCGTGCTCTCGGCCGGCATCGTGCTCGACCACCCCGCGCCGCTGCTCGACACCCCGATCGAGGAATGGCACGAGGTGCTCGACGTCAACCTCACCGGGGTGCTGCTGCCGATCCGCGCCCTGTCGCCGTTCATCGCCGACGGCGCCTCGATCGTCGTCGTCACCTCGGGCGAGTTCCAGCACGCCACCGTCGACAACGGCGCCTACTGCGTGGCGAAGGCCGGGGCGTGGATGCTGACGAAGATGCTCGCTCTCGAGCTCGCCCCGCGGGGCATCCGCGTGAACGCCGTGGCCCCGGGGTTCGTCGACACGCCGATGACCGCGCCGTACCTCGCCGTGCCCGGACGTCGCGAGAAGCTCGCCGAGCGGACCCCGCTCGGCCGGGTCGGCACCGTCGAGGACGTCGCCGGCGCGGTGGCCTACCTGTGCGGGCCGGCGGGCGGCTTCGTCACCGGGACCACGCTGTGGGTCGACGGCGGGCTCGCCACCAACGAACGCTGA
- a CDS encoding TetR/AcrR family transcriptional regulator — protein sequence MTDDVLAADGRVIGARAQATRRRLLDATAKLLDEHGVLDLKVIDVTREVGTSPATFYQYFADVDAAILALSIEAGDDEAPLQRHFATSWTGEDGLDRARAFVDDFIAHWREHQAVLRVRNLKAEENDPPFRTARRQANLAIIEKMMTMVVEGQRAGRIAEVVDPFAAAAGMLAMAERLLTYEREIVQRGTTPHALRETMATLIYETLTGRSA from the coding sequence ATGACCGACGACGTCTTGGCGGCAGACGGACGTGTGATCGGCGCCCGCGCGCAGGCGACTCGGCGGCGGCTGCTCGACGCGACTGCCAAGCTGCTCGATGAGCACGGGGTGCTCGACCTGAAGGTGATCGACGTCACCCGTGAGGTGGGCACCTCGCCGGCCACCTTCTACCAGTACTTCGCCGACGTCGACGCGGCGATCCTCGCGCTCTCGATCGAGGCCGGCGACGACGAGGCACCGCTGCAGCGCCACTTCGCCACGAGCTGGACCGGCGAAGACGGCCTCGACCGCGCCCGCGCCTTCGTCGACGACTTCATCGCGCACTGGCGCGAGCACCAGGCGGTGCTGCGGGTGCGCAACCTGAAGGCCGAGGAGAACGACCCGCCGTTTCGCACCGCGCGCCGGCAGGCGAACCTGGCGATCATCGAGAAGATGATGACGATGGTCGTGGAGGGCCAGCGCGCCGGACGGATCGCCGAGGTGGTCGACCCCTTCGCCGCCGCGGCCGGCATGCTGGCCATGGCCGAACGCCTGCTCACCTACGAACGCGAGATCGTCCAGCGCGGCACCACCCCGCACGCGCTGCGCGAGACGATGGCGACGCTCATCTACGAGACGCTCACCGGGCGCAGTGCCTGA
- a CDS encoding acyl-CoA dehydrogenase family protein, with amino-acid sequence MDFWLTDDHEALRDGMRAFVQGRFPLDSLHAVEETPAVLDRDRWRELGDMGVFSMRADGMGMRDAVLAFEELGRGLVPGPLVATHLAAGLVDGAAEGTSVVGLFEPQAAGTLVEHATQTDRLLWFDAGTVRLVDPSTLTLDPVERPLDPLSPVWLCTDDAAALDAPVVAEGEAAAALCRDGLVLTAALALGLALAAVDLGTAYAKQREQFGRPIGSFQAVKHMLAEMLVKAEVARSAVYAAACALDDASDADPQRSAAVAKVMAGDAALFNGKTGIQVHGGMGFTWEVDAQRYWKRAVVLDATFGTSDHHATAIAATL; translated from the coding sequence ATGGACTTCTGGCTGACCGACGACCACGAGGCGCTGCGCGACGGAATGCGCGCGTTCGTGCAGGGCCGCTTCCCGCTCGACTCGCTGCACGCGGTCGAAGAGACGCCCGCGGTGCTCGACCGCGACCGCTGGCGAGAGCTCGGCGACATGGGCGTGTTCTCGATGCGCGCCGACGGCATGGGCATGCGTGACGCGGTGCTCGCCTTCGAAGAGCTCGGCCGCGGGCTCGTGCCCGGGCCGCTCGTGGCCACCCACCTCGCCGCGGGGCTCGTCGACGGGGCCGCCGAAGGCACGTCCGTCGTCGGTCTCTTCGAACCGCAGGCCGCGGGCACCCTCGTCGAGCACGCCACCCAGACCGACCGGCTGCTGTGGTTCGACGCCGGCACAGTCCGCCTCGTCGACCCGTCGACGCTCACGCTCGACCCCGTCGAACGACCCCTCGACCCACTGTCACCCGTGTGGCTGTGCACCGACGACGCCGCCGCGCTCGACGCGCCGGTCGTCGCCGAGGGAGAGGCGGCCGCGGCGCTGTGCCGTGACGGGCTGGTGCTGACCGCCGCGCTGGCGCTCGGCCTCGCCCTCGCCGCCGTCGACCTCGGCACCGCCTACGCAAAGCAGCGTGAGCAGTTCGGGCGCCCGATCGGCAGCTTCCAGGCCGTCAAGCACATGCTGGCCGAGATGCTCGTGAAGGCCGAGGTGGCACGTTCCGCCGTGTACGCGGCCGCGTGCGCGCTCGACGACGCGAGCGACGCCGACCCGCAGCGGTCCGCCGCGGTCGCGAAGGTGATGGCCGGCGACGCCGCGCTGTTCAACGGCAAGACCGGCATCCAGGTGCACGGCGGGATGGGCTTCACGTGGGAGGTCGACGCGCAGCGCTACTGGAAGCGCGCGGTCGTGCTCGACGCCACCTTCGGCACGTCCGACCACCACGCGACGGCGATAGCCGCCACCCTCTGA
- a CDS encoding SDR family oxidoreductase — MGALEGKVAIVTGAGQGVGRCHAELLAAEGAAVVVNDLTENADDVVGAITASGGRAVAHRTSVTDWAGARALVQRAVDEFGDLHVLVNNAGFIRDAMSFSMDEAPFDDVVEVHLKGHFAPSRFAAQYWREQAKSLAEGEAPVPRRIITTTSESGLFGGPGQSNYGTAKGGIVTMTLILARELGRYGVTVNCIAPRARTPMTEVNPRFAAPESGFDKYDPANISPMVAWLASDDSAGVSGQTFIVLGDQIHRMRPAEIASSITAGGQRWTVAGIGENKAALFGEASSDVPAWGGPPM, encoded by the coding sequence GTGGGAGCGCTCGAGGGCAAGGTTGCGATCGTCACCGGTGCCGGGCAGGGCGTCGGCCGCTGCCACGCCGAGCTGCTCGCCGCCGAGGGTGCCGCAGTGGTCGTGAACGACCTCACCGAGAACGCCGACGACGTGGTCGGCGCGATCACGGCGAGCGGGGGCCGGGCTGTGGCCCATCGCACGAGCGTCACCGACTGGGCGGGCGCCCGCGCGCTCGTGCAGCGGGCGGTGGACGAGTTCGGCGATCTGCACGTGCTGGTCAACAACGCCGGGTTCATCCGCGACGCGATGTCGTTCTCGATGGACGAGGCGCCCTTCGACGACGTCGTCGAGGTGCATCTGAAGGGTCACTTCGCGCCGAGCCGCTTCGCGGCGCAGTACTGGCGGGAGCAGGCGAAGTCGCTCGCCGAGGGCGAGGCCCCGGTGCCGCGGCGGATCATCACGACGACGAGCGAGAGCGGGCTGTTCGGCGGCCCGGGCCAGAGCAACTACGGCACCGCGAAGGGGGGGATCGTCACCATGACGTTGATCCTCGCCCGTGAGCTCGGCCGCTACGGGGTCACCGTGAACTGCATCGCTCCCCGCGCACGTACACCGATGACCGAGGTGAACCCGAGGTTCGCCGCGCCCGAGAGCGGGTTCGACAAGTACGACCCGGCGAACATCTCGCCGATGGTCGCGTGGCTGGCGAGCGACGACTCGGCCGGGGTCAGCGGGCAGACGTTCATCGTGCTCGGCGACCAGATCCACCGCATGCGCCCGGCCGAGATCGCGTCCTCGATCACCGCCGGCGGTCAGAGGTGGACCGTCGCCGGCATCGGAGAGAACAAGGCCGCGCTGTTCGGCGAGGCGTCGTCCGACGTGCCTGCGTGGGGTGGCCCGCCGATGTGA
- a CDS encoding SDR family oxidoreductase produces MTPGGICAGRVVIVTGAGRGLGRAHALAFAAEGAKVLVNDLGASLAGVGQDPGPAEEVVREIEAMGAEAAVNGDDVSDWDAAGAMVRQAIDTWGRLDTVVCNAGIVRDRMIVNMGVDEWDAVMRVHLRGMFCPVRHAVDHWRGLSKAGTPCDARVVTTSSGAGLFGSVSQANYSAAKAGIAAFTIVAAAELARYGVKINGIAPSARSRMTEEAFAEMMAKPESGFDQMDPANVSPLVVWLGSARCDVSGRMFESAGGELSVADGWQHGNVFDKHARFEPAEIGAIVADLVREAPSPAPVYGA; encoded by the coding sequence ATGACCCCAGGTGGCATCTGCGCAGGGCGAGTCGTGATCGTCACGGGGGCAGGCCGCGGACTCGGCCGCGCCCATGCGCTCGCGTTCGCCGCGGAGGGTGCGAAGGTGCTCGTCAACGACCTCGGGGCGTCGTTGGCCGGCGTCGGCCAGGACCCTGGCCCGGCCGAGGAGGTGGTGCGCGAGATCGAGGCGATGGGCGCCGAGGCGGCCGTCAACGGCGACGACGTGAGCGACTGGGACGCGGCGGGGGCCATGGTGCGTCAGGCCATCGACACGTGGGGCAGGCTCGACACCGTCGTCTGCAACGCCGGCATCGTGCGCGACCGGATGATCGTGAACATGGGCGTCGACGAGTGGGACGCGGTGATGCGCGTGCACCTGCGCGGCATGTTCTGTCCCGTACGCCACGCCGTCGACCACTGGCGTGGGTTGAGCAAGGCCGGTACCCCGTGCGACGCCCGCGTGGTGACCACGTCGTCGGGCGCCGGGTTGTTCGGCAGCGTCTCGCAGGCGAACTACTCCGCGGCGAAGGCCGGCATCGCCGCGTTCACGATCGTCGCTGCCGCCGAGCTCGCGCGCTACGGGGTGAAGATCAACGGCATCGCCCCCTCGGCGCGCAGCCGGATGACCGAAGAGGCGTTCGCCGAGATGATGGCCAAGCCCGAGTCCGGCTTCGACCAGATGGACCCGGCGAACGTCAGCCCGCTCGTGGTCTGGCTCGGGTCCGCGCGGTGCGACGTGAGCGGGCGGATGTTCGAGAGCGCCGGCGGCGAGCTGTCCGTCGCGGACGGCTGGCAGCACGGCAACGTGTTCGACAAGCACGCCCGCTTCGAGCCCGCCGAGATCGGCGCGATCGTCGCCGACCTGGTGCGTGAGGCCCCGTCCCCTGCCCCGGTGTACGGCGCCTGA
- a CDS encoding amidohydrolase, producing the protein MTGEREIPKLVSVDDHVVEPPHLFERWLPQKWKSHPDVPRVERRGLAGMTYLGGTKYDFQWDDDAPKADCWIYEDLIAPHKRHVAAVGFDRDEMTASPITYDEMRPGCYDPIARLADMDADHVESSLCFPTMPRFCGQTFSEANDKGLAAACVTAYNDWMVEEWCGDAGGRMIPLPIIPLWDVELAAAEVRRNAARGVTAVAFSEIPAKLGLPTLHSGYWEPYFQACAETGTVVCMHIGSSSQMPATSPDAPPAVAATLSFGNAMSSLSDFLFSGVLVRHPDLRLAYSEGQIGWIPYILERADDVWVEHRAWGGVRDIVPEPPSTYWHRQIFGCFYRDRHGLESLHRIGVDNVTFETDYPHTDSTWPYTKKIFAEQVAELDDDTVFKIARGNAIRMLRLDPDTGRWRQS; encoded by the coding sequence ATGACCGGCGAACGCGAGATTCCCAAGCTCGTCTCGGTCGACGACCATGTCGTCGAGCCCCCGCACCTGTTCGAGCGGTGGCTACCGCAGAAGTGGAAGAGCCACCCCGACGTGCCCCGCGTCGAGCGGCGCGGCCTGGCCGGGATGACCTATCTCGGCGGCACCAAGTACGACTTCCAGTGGGACGACGACGCCCCGAAGGCCGACTGCTGGATCTACGAAGACCTCATCGCGCCGCACAAGCGCCACGTCGCCGCCGTCGGCTTCGACCGCGACGAGATGACCGCATCGCCGATCACCTACGACGAGATGCGCCCCGGCTGCTACGACCCCATCGCGCGCCTCGCCGACATGGACGCCGACCACGTCGAGTCCTCGCTGTGCTTTCCGACCATGCCCCGCTTCTGCGGCCAGACGTTCTCCGAGGCCAACGACAAGGGTCTCGCCGCGGCATGCGTCACCGCGTACAACGACTGGATGGTCGAGGAGTGGTGCGGAGACGCCGGCGGGCGGATGATCCCGCTGCCGATCATCCCGCTCTGGGACGTCGAGCTCGCCGCCGCCGAGGTGCGCCGCAACGCCGCCCGCGGCGTGACCGCCGTCGCGTTCAGCGAGATCCCCGCGAAGCTCGGCCTGCCGACCCTGCACTCGGGCTACTGGGAGCCCTACTTCCAGGCGTGCGCCGAGACCGGCACGGTCGTCTGCATGCACATCGGCTCGTCCAGCCAGATGCCGGCCACCTCGCCCGATGCCCCGCCCGCGGTCGCGGCCACGCTCAGCTTCGGCAACGCGATGAGCTCGCTCAGCGACTTCTTGTTCTCCGGGGTGCTCGTACGTCACCCCGACCTGCGTCTCGCCTACAGCGAGGGCCAGATCGGCTGGATCCCGTACATCTTGGAGCGCGCCGACGACGTGTGGGTGGAGCACCGTGCGTGGGGCGGGGTGCGTGACATCGTGCCCGAGCCGCCTTCCACCTACTGGCACCGCCAGATCTTCGGCTGCTTCTACCGCGATCGCCACGGCCTGGAGAGCCTGCACCGCATCGGCGTCGACAACGTCACGTTCGAGACCGACTACCCGCACACCGACTCGACGTGGCCGTACACGAAGAAGATCTTCGCCGAGCAGGTCGCCGAGCTCGACGACGACACGGTGTTCAAGATCGCGCGGGGCAACGCCATCCGCATGCTGCGCCTCGACCCCGACACCGGCCGCTGGCGCCAAAGCTGA